One window of Fusobacterium polymorphum genomic DNA carries:
- a CDS encoding CAP domain-containing protein, which yields MKKFFKIFIILTFIFNTLTTYSIDIKKKYSDKYMIELHTWLPNTFEELKAINEDKLYKMAVEKYHYHKDKSNFYSQKEFKQIEKLVNVEKVNQYFVERLNKERAELGLSSDVRIDSTLIKAAKIRSNELAAAKRISHKRPDKTEYWTVFEKVDKSLMEKYSFENILKVSISNEAQMISEKFIANYFFDSWKESPKHWEFMIDPELRKIGVNFSFGSSDDTNFLVQINYGVLFGMR from the coding sequence ATGAAAAAATTTTTTAAAATCTTTATAATACTTACATTTATATTTAATACTTTAACTACTTATTCTATTGATATTAAAAAGAAATATTCTGATAAATATATGATAGAGCTACATACTTGGCTACCAAATACTTTTGAAGAACTAAAAGCCATTAATGAAGATAAATTATATAAAATGGCAGTTGAAAAATATCATTATCATAAAGATAAGTCTAATTTTTATAGTCAAAAAGAATTTAAACAAATTGAAAAACTTGTTAATGTAGAAAAGGTAAATCAATATTTTGTTGAAAGATTGAATAAAGAAAGGGCTGAGTTAGGTTTATCTTCTGATGTTAGAATTGATAGCACTCTAATAAAAGCTGCAAAAATTCGTTCTAATGAGTTAGCTGCTGCAAAAAGAATATCACACAAAAGACCTGATAAAACTGAATATTGGACTGTCTTTGAAAAGGTAGATAAAAGCTTAATGGAGAAATATTCTTTTGAAAACATTTTAAAAGTTAGTATATCTAATGAGGCACAGATGATTTCTGAAAAATTTATAGCTAATTACTTTTTTGATTCGTGGAAAGAAAGTCCAAAACATTGGGAGTTTATGATTGACCCTGAATTAAGAAAAATCGGTGTCAATTTCTCTTTTGGTTCTTCTGATGACACTAATTTTTTAGTTCAAATTAACTATGGTGTTTTATTTGGAATGAGGTAA
- a CDS encoding glucose PTS transporter subunit IIA: MLQLSINFFEKKIPSVIKLLISPMLTVFISTFLLFTIVGPVGRELSNYITGGLVYISTEFGMIGYMIFAGLQQIIVITGLHHILNAAEAQLIATTGRDFLNPLMSVALISQGGAVIGYYLLHRKDKKVAEIALPSFVSILFGISEPAIFGVNLKHKFPLVAGCIAGAIAGAFVYIFKLTSLGFGATAIPGLSIIDPANNGYINYIIVHLIGIFAGIVLCYFIGKVKTKKTIEEVKTEIKENKNIEEISLIPPVNGEVKDVSQSSDQTFASKAMGDGILVNPIDEVFVAPADAKVELVFPTKHAIGLTLKDGSQILIHCGINTVTMNGEGFETYVEEGQEVKQGDKLVKMDLKKVQEAGHSTQTLIIVNEVGQGSKVIVDANSKTPIIIKKA; encoded by the coding sequence TTGTTGCAACTCTCGATAAATTTTTTTGAAAAGAAAATTCCTTCTGTTATTAAACTTTTAATTTCTCCTATGTTGACAGTTTTTATTTCTACTTTCCTATTATTCACAATAGTTGGACCTGTTGGGCGTGAACTTTCAAATTACATAACAGGTGGACTTGTATACATTAGTACTGAGTTTGGTATGATAGGATATATGATATTTGCAGGTTTACAACAAATTATTGTTATAACTGGATTACATCATATTTTAAATGCAGCAGAAGCACAATTGATTGCAACAACTGGAAGAGATTTTTTAAACCCTTTGATGTCAGTTGCATTAATTTCACAAGGTGGAGCAGTAATTGGATATTATCTATTACATCGTAAAGATAAAAAAGTTGCTGAAATTGCATTACCTTCATTTGTAAGTATTTTATTTGGTATAAGTGAGCCAGCAATTTTTGGTGTAAATTTAAAACATAAGTTTCCTTTGGTTGCTGGTTGTATTGCAGGAGCAATAGCAGGTGCATTTGTATATATATTTAAATTAACTTCTCTTGGCTTTGGAGCAACTGCAATTCCAGGTTTATCTATAATAGATCCTGCTAATAATGGTTATATAAATTATATTATAGTTCATTTAATAGGAATTTTTGCAGGTATAGTTTTATGTTACTTTATAGGAAAAGTTAAAACTAAAAAAACTATTGAAGAAGTAAAAACTGAAATAAAAGAAAATAAAAATATAGAAGAAATTTCTTTAATTCCACCAGTAAATGGAGAAGTGAAAGATGTTTCTCAGTCAAGTGATCAAACATTTGCTTCAAAGGCTATGGGAGATGGAATTTTAGTAAATCCTATTGATGAAGTTTTTGTTGCCCCTGCTGATGCAAAAGTTGAATTAGTATTTCCTACAAAACATGCCATTGGTTTAACTTTAAAAGATGGAAGTCAAATTTTAATTCACTGTGGTATAAATACTGTTACTATGAATGGCGAAGGTTTTGAAACTTATGTTGAAGAAGGACAAGAAGTTAAACAAGGAGATAAATTAGTAAAAATGGATTTAAAGAAAGTTCAAGAAGCTGGACATAGTACACAAACTTTGATAATAGTCAATGAAGTTGGACAAGGAAGTAAAGTTATAGTTGATGCAAATAGTAAAACTCCAATTATTATAAAAAAAGCTTAA
- a CDS encoding glycosyltransferase, with translation MKDKITVIVTLYNRLEYARNIILALQQQTKQIDELIFADDGSSEKLMEYIEDLLVDCNFKIKHVYQDDIGFRLARSRNNGAREASGDYLIFLDQDVIFDNDFIESIYNSRRKKRMIFSEALGSSLEEKNKIQELINTQKFDYKEIYGLVDNAKKIEQDQIVNKEKFYNFLYKLKLRSRGAKIVGLIFSLFKEDFININGLDEKYIGYGYEDDDFGNRFFKYGGETFAFKMKTYPIHMYHKAASPNGSPNEDYYRQRKSEISKKNYRCEYGYNKTFGEDKYKVIEIK, from the coding sequence ATGAAAGATAAAATAACAGTAATAGTAACTCTTTATAATAGATTAGAGTATGCAAGAAATATTATTTTAGCATTACAACAACAAACAAAACAAATAGATGAGCTTATATTTGCTGATGATGGTTCAAGTGAAAAATTGATGGAATATATAGAAGATTTATTAGTTGACTGTAATTTTAAAATAAAACATGTATACCAAGATGATATAGGTTTTAGACTTGCAAGATCAAGAAATAACGGAGCTAGAGAAGCCAGTGGGGATTATTTAATATTTTTAGATCAAGATGTAATATTTGATAATGATTTTATAGAAAGTATATACAATTCAAGAAGAAAGAAAAGAATGATATTTTCAGAGGCTTTGGGAAGTTCATTAGAAGAAAAAAATAAGATACAAGAGCTTATAAATACTCAAAAATTTGATTATAAAGAAATCTATGGTTTAGTTGATAATGCAAAAAAAATAGAGCAAGATCAAATTGTAAATAAAGAAAAATTTTATAACTTTTTGTATAAATTAAAATTAAGGTCAAGAGGAGCGAAAATAGTAGGTTTAATTTTTTCTCTTTTTAAAGAAGATTTTATTAATATAAATGGCTTAGATGAAAAATATATAGGTTATGGTTATGAAGATGATGATTTTGGAAACAGATTTTTTAAATATGGTGGAGAAACTTTTGCTTTTAAAATGAAAACATATCCTATACATATGTATCATAAAGCTGCAAGCCCAAATGGAAGTCCAAATGAAGATTATTATAGACAAAGAAAAAGTGAAATATCAAAGAAAAATTATAGATGTGAATATGGCTATAATAAAACTTTTGGAGAAGATAAATATAAAGTGATAGAAATAAAATAA
- a CDS encoding O-antigen ligase family protein, giving the protein MFYKDKKEILNFLGEWATYAYIFSAFFNSKLNMKIGYLLLIVSFFYICFNRDIIKLVNKKIYGMLLLILVLGSIWNYISADMIGMSKFLNINTRFFYGLAMFPFLLNIKKNRFSILIFLAVNLLSAMYLYNESYVYHLLDDLGRIRAILLVGWIYILIYTFEKISEGFKKYIFLLLTSILPFIALGKSESRAGALSLFLVVFLYLIFKVFKDRKSIKFISVITIIILLTGLFLPKEYKEKLKTSFQTTENISNEDRIVMWKAGIEIFKENPIFGIGSYKKGIYPHVQKYVEENVKDEQLRGEFINRDRFAKLHNMYIDFFVQNGILGLLYLFLLFILIPLEFFKSEKNKESISAFFSMIFYCSYGLTWSLWSSLGISQVLFHTFLIWMLVNLKESCRK; this is encoded by the coding sequence ATGTTTTATAAAGATAAAAAAGAGATACTTAATTTTTTAGGAGAATGGGCTACTTATGCTTATATTTTTTCAGCTTTTTTTAATTCCAAACTTAATATGAAAATAGGGTATCTTCTTCTAATAGTATCATTTTTTTATATTTGTTTTAATAGGGATATAATAAAATTAGTAAATAAAAAAATATATGGAATGCTTTTATTAATTTTAGTTTTGGGGTCTATTTGGAATTATATCTCAGCTGATATGATTGGAATGAGTAAATTTCTCAATATAAATACTAGGTTTTTTTATGGTCTTGCAATGTTTCCATTTTTATTGAATATAAAAAAGAATAGATTTAGTATATTGATATTTTTAGCAGTCAATTTGCTTAGTGCAATGTATCTATATAATGAAAGTTATGTTTATCATTTGCTTGATGATTTAGGTAGAATTAGAGCAATTTTATTGGTAGGATGGATATATATATTAATATATACTTTTGAGAAAATTTCAGAAGGCTTTAAAAAATATATTTTTTTACTATTAACTTCTATATTACCCTTTATAGCATTAGGAAAAAGCGAAAGTAGAGCGGGGGCTTTATCATTATTTCTTGTAGTTTTTTTATACCTTATTTTTAAAGTATTTAAAGATAGGAAAAGTATTAAGTTTATTTCTGTAATTACAATTATTATATTACTTACAGGATTATTTTTACCAAAAGAATATAAAGAAAAGCTAAAAACTTCATTTCAAACTACTGAAAATATAAGTAATGAAGATAGAATAGTTATGTGGAAGGCTGGAATAGAAATATTTAAAGAAAATCCAATTTTTGGGATAGGAAGTTATAAAAAAGGAATATATCCACATGTTCAAAAATATGTTGAAGAAAATGTAAAAGATGAGCAATTAAGAGGAGAATTTATTAACAGAGATAGATTTGCAAAACTACATAATATGTATATAGATTTCTTTGTGCAAAATGGGATATTAGGATTGCTATATTTATTTTTGTTATTTATATTAATACCCTTAGAATTTTTTAAATCAGAAAAAAATAAAGAAAGCATTTCAGCTTTCTTTTCTATGATATTTTACTGTTCTTATGGACTTACCTGGAGTCTATGGTCTAGTTTGGGAATAAGCCAAGTTCTATTTCACACATTTTTAATTTGGATGTTAGTGAATTTAAAAGAGAGCTGTAGAAAATAA
- a CDS encoding polysaccharide deacetylase family protein — translation MIKIFEYFFKKEIPVLMYHRLINNKDEIGKNTIYLNVDEFEKQLKYLKDNSYITITFKDLYKIPKKERKNKKYIILTFDDGYKDNYNLLFPLLKKYNMKAVIYMVSDEKYNIWDVEASGEKRFDLMSKNEMLEMYKSGLVEFGGHTLHHPKLDTLTEEEQRYEIEENKIYLEKILGEKLYSFAYPYGIFNETSKKIVKDLGFNYGIATDSGKFYIEDDLYQVRRIGIFSDITMSKFKRRVKGNYNLKYTR, via the coding sequence ATGATAAAAATATTTGAGTATTTTTTTAAAAAAGAAATACCAGTTTTAATGTATCATAGATTAATAAATAATAAAGATGAAATAGGTAAAAATACAATTTACCTAAATGTAGATGAATTTGAAAAACAACTAAAATATTTAAAAGATAATAGTTATATAACTATTACATTTAAAGATTTATATAAAATTCCAAAAAAAGAAAGAAAAAATAAGAAATATATAATTTTAACATTTGATGACGGTTATAAAGACAATTATAATTTATTATTTCCACTTTTAAAAAAGTATAATATGAAAGCAGTCATATATATGGTTTCAGATGAAAAATATAATATATGGGATGTTGAAGCCAGTGGGGAAAAGAGATTTGATTTGATGTCTAAAAATGAAATGTTAGAAATGTATAAATCAGGTTTAGTTGAGTTTGGAGGACATACTCTACATCATCCAAAATTAGATACTTTAACAGAGGAAGAACAAAGATATGAAATAGAAGAAAATAAAATTTATTTAGAAAAAATACTGGGAGAAAAATTATATTCTTTTGCTTATCCTTATGGAATATTTAATGAAACTTCTAAAAAAATAGTAAAAGACTTAGGTTTTAATTATGGTATAGCAACAGATTCAGGGAAATTTTATATAGAAGATGATTTATATCAAGTAAGAAGAATAGGAATTTTTTCAGATATAACAATGTCAAAATTTAAGAGAAGAGTAAAAGGTAATTATAATTTAAAATATACTAGGTGA
- a CDS encoding glycosyltransferase family 32 protein — MIEKKIHYVWFGNAKPEKVLKCIESWKKNLPDYEIIEWNEKNFNIEEELKSNKFFRECYNRKLWAFVSDYVRVKILYNYGGIYLDTDMEIIKDITPLLDTDMFLGYENEDTMSFGIVGVIPKHKVFKKMYEFYQNEIWKSPLHIVTSILTEILEKEYHGKYRENNINIYPREYFYPFNHDEEFTKDCITANTYAIHWWGKSWKKNPKVYFLKYKHLPWWKKYLKHVAKLINYYFKNLFNFRKE, encoded by the coding sequence ATGATAGAAAAAAAAATTCATTATGTATGGTTTGGTAATGCTAAACCTGAAAAAGTTTTAAAGTGCATAGAAAGTTGGAAAAAAAATTTACCAGATTATGAAATAATAGAGTGGAATGAAAAAAATTTTAATATAGAGGAAGAACTAAAAAGTAATAAATTTTTTAGAGAATGCTATAATAGAAAATTATGGGCATTTGTTTCTGATTATGTAAGAGTAAAAATTTTATATAATTATGGTGGAATATACTTAGATACTGATATGGAAATTATAAAAGATATCACACCTCTTTTAGATACAGATATGTTTCTTGGATATGAAAATGAAGATACTATGAGCTTTGGCATAGTTGGTGTAATACCAAAACATAAGGTTTTTAAAAAGATGTATGAATTTTATCAAAATGAGATATGGAAATCTCCTTTACATATAGTTACAAGTATATTAACAGAAATTTTAGAAAAAGAATATCATGGTAAATATAGAGAAAACAATATAAATATATATCCAAGAGAATATTTTTATCCATTTAATCATGATGAAGAATTTACTAAGGACTGTATTACAGCAAATACTTATGCTATACATTGGTGGGGAAAAAGTTGGAAAAAAAATCCAAAAGTTTATTTTTTGAAATATAAACATCTACCTTGGTGGAAAAAATATCTAAAACATGTGGCTAAGTTAATAAATTATTATTTTAAAAATTTATTTAATTTTAGAAAGGAATAA
- a CDS encoding ADP-ribosylglycohydrolase family protein, with product MIGAIIGDIIGSTYEFIDNVKDKNFELFAPYSMTTDDSIMSLAVGQALVNTYKEKDTIKIQNELIKQMQKFGRKYPYSGYGLKFKEWLREENPKPYNSFGNGSGMRVSSVAWLYNNLKDINKYAEITASVSHNHPEGIKGACAIASAIYFARQNKSKEEIKKYIEDRFKYNFEPISEIRKWHTFNETCQVTVPIAIQAFLEGKDFEDVLINAIYAGGDTDTIACMACSIAEAYYEIPDKFLDFCYPKIALDLKIALKNFLIFVKEENRLNNNLEKVLKLLKEENI from the coding sequence ATGATAGGAGCAATAATTGGGGATATTATAGGTAGTACTTATGAATTTATAGATAATGTTAAAGACAAAAATTTTGAGTTGTTTGCCCCTTATAGTATGACTACTGATGATAGTATTATGTCACTTGCAGTAGGACAAGCCTTAGTAAATACTTATAAAGAAAAAGATACTATAAAAATTCAAAATGAGTTAATTAAACAAATGCAAAAATTTGGAAGAAAATATCCATATTCTGGTTATGGTTTAAAATTTAAAGAATGGTTAAGAGAAGAAAATCCTAAACCATATAATAGTTTTGGTAATGGTTCAGGTATGAGAGTCTCATCTGTTGCTTGGTTATATAATAATCTTAAAGATATAAATAAGTATGCTGAAATTACAGCTTCAGTATCTCATAACCATCCAGAAGGAATAAAAGGGGCTTGTGCTATTGCTTCTGCAATATATTTTGCAAGACAAAATAAAAGTAAAGAAGAAATAAAAAAATACATAGAAGATAGATTTAAGTATAATTTTGAACCTATTTCTGAAATTAGAAAATGGCATACTTTTAATGAAACATGTCAAGTTACTGTTCCAATAGCTATACAAGCATTTTTGGAAGGAAAAGACTTTGAAGATGTTCTAATAAATGCTATTTATGCAGGTGGAGATACTGATACCATAGCTTGTATGGCTTGTAGTATAGCAGAAGCATATTATGAAATACCTGATAAATTTTTAGACTTTTGTTATCCTAAAATAGCATTAGACTTAAAAATAGCTTTAAAAAATTTTTTAATATTTGTAAAAGAAGAAAATAGATTAAATAATAATCTTGAAAAAGTTTTAAAACTTTTAAAAGAAGAAAATATTTAA
- a CDS encoding lipopolysaccharide core heptose(II) kinase RfaY, whose product MAELNLKKYKELNIYYYEKEFLDLALKIIDGNYSTCQILKDTKRNYVSVIEIDGKKYVYKEPRNEFRIPQRQFTTFLKKGEALTTLVNINKLINMDFKEFVKPLVAVNKRHYGFIVSSFFVMEFVEGEDNRKNLDMIVEKMKEIHKLGYYHGDFNPGNFLVENNKIHILDTQGKKMFFGNYRAHYDMITMKYDSYDEMIYPYKKNLFYYLAYSMKRFKRLAFIEKIKYFKKKLRDKGWKI is encoded by the coding sequence ATGGCTGAGCTAAATTTAAAAAAATATAAAGAATTAAATATTTACTATTATGAAAAAGAATTTTTAGACTTAGCTTTAAAAATAATAGATGGTAATTATTCCACATGTCAAATTTTAAAAGATACCAAAAGAAATTATGTATCTGTAATAGAAATAGATGGTAAAAAATATGTATACAAAGAGCCTAGAAATGAATTTAGAATACCTCAAAGACAGTTTACTACTTTTTTAAAAAAAGGTGAAGCCCTTACAACTTTGGTAAATATAAATAAATTGATAAATATGGATTTTAAAGAATTTGTTAAACCTTTGGTTGCAGTAAATAAAAGACATTATGGATTTATTGTTTCTTCATTTTTTGTAATGGAGTTTGTAGAAGGTGAAGATAATAGAAAAAATTTAGATATGATAGTGGAAAAGATGAAAGAGATTCATAAACTAGGTTACTATCATGGAGATTTTAATCCTGGGAATTTCTTAGTTGAAAATAATAAAATTCATATTTTAGATACACAAGGAAAAAAAATGTTTTTTGGAAATTATAGAGCTCATTATGATATGATAACAATGAAGTATGATTCTTATGATGAGATGATATATCCATATAAAAAGAATTTATTTTACTACTTAGCTTATTCAATGAAAAGATTTAAAAGATTAGCTTTTATTGAAAAAATTAAATATTTTAAGAAGAAATTAAGAGACAAAGGTTGGAAAATTTAA
- a CDS encoding metallophosphoesterase, with the protein MSSNFKIEYINENDYNRIFVTSDIHGYYNLFQKLLNKIDLKKDDLLIILGDSCDRGENSIELYLKYIELQEQGYQIEHIWGNHEEMLYESAFISSYYKDLWYKVGGDETVYNYTQYIKKIIGKDDKNLLDISNAKWLKNFLEAMPFIIVSDKSIFVHAGFDCSKSIEEQEVDYLVWNRDNFWKNNNTGKNIFFGHTPSMSGKVREYPNNVFCLDTGTFFNYRLGAMEIKSKQIFYLE; encoded by the coding sequence ATGAGTTCAAATTTTAAAATTGAATATATAAATGAAAATGATTATAATAGAATTTTTGTAACATCAGATATCCATGGATATTATAATCTTTTTCAAAAATTATTAAATAAAATAGATTTAAAGAAAGATGATTTACTAATTATTTTAGGAGATAGTTGTGATAGAGGAGAAAACTCTATTGAGTTATATCTAAAATATATAGAATTACAAGAGCAAGGTTATCAAATAGAACATATATGGGGTAATCATGAAGAAATGCTTTATGAGAGTGCTTTTATTTCTTCTTACTATAAAGACTTGTGGTATAAGGTAGGAGGAGATGAAACAGTATATAATTATACACAATATATAAAAAAAATTATCGGAAAAGATGATAAAAACCTTTTAGATATTTCAAATGCTAAATGGTTAAAAAATTTTTTAGAGGCTATGCCTTTTATAATAGTATCTGATAAAAGTATATTTGTACATGCTGGTTTTGACTGCTCAAAGTCAATTGAAGAACAAGAAGTAGATTATCTTGTATGGAATAGAGATAATTTTTGGAAAAATAATAATACTGGAAAAAATATATTTTTTGGACATACTCCAAGTATGTCTGGGAAAGTTAGAGAATATCCTAATAATGTTTTCTGCCTTGATACAGGGACCTTTTTTAATTATAGACTTGGAGCTATGGAAATTAAAAGTAAGCAAATATTCTATTTGGAATAA
- a CDS encoding glycoside hydrolase family 32 protein has product MNREEYFEFIKNSNDLRLKVNSDPYRLHFHLMPPMGWLNDPNGLCVIKGVNHIYFQYTPFSATWGMKLWGHYSTENWIDYKEYDAFLFPDIKEDKDGVYSGSAFVENGEVHYFYTGNVKYTDKEYDYILNGREQNVIELISKDGFNYKNKIVLLKNSDYPKNMSTHVRDPKVFKIENDYFMILGARLKDNKGCAILYKSTDLKKWDYYMEIKSNKYYGYMWECCDLVKVEDVWFLICCPQGIEQDGINFANIYQIGYFPININFKEKTYNLGEFIELDRGFDIYAPQTFIDNKGRTVLIAWMGIPDANYTNNKTIKNSWQHALSIPRILSKKGNKILQQPLPELESLRSNKKVSTDNHIKFLVSTFELIIDIEDSNKFLLIMEDVKLSFKNNIFSLEMNESGEGRDKRAVYLEELKNIQMFVDTSSIEIFINNGEEVFTSRFYPKNKKIFIKIFNKGTCTCYDLNKFKIEKE; this is encoded by the coding sequence ATGAATAGAGAAGAATATTTTGAATTTATAAAAAATAGTAATGATTTAAGATTAAAGGTAAATAGTGATCCTTATCGTTTGCATTTTCATTTAATGCCTCCTATGGGTTGGTTAAATGATCCTAATGGACTTTGTGTAATAAAAGGAGTAAATCATATTTATTTCCAATATACTCCTTTTTCTGCAACTTGGGGAATGAAATTATGGGGACATTATTCTACTGAAAATTGGATAGACTATAAGGAATATGATGCTTTTCTATTTCCAGATATAAAAGAAGATAAAGATGGTGTATACAGTGGTTCTGCCTTCGTAGAAAATGGTGAAGTTCATTATTTTTATACTGGAAATGTTAAATACACTGATAAAGAATATGATTATATTTTAAATGGGCGTGAACAAAATGTAATAGAGCTTATTTCAAAAGATGGTTTTAATTACAAAAATAAAATTGTTCTTTTAAAAAATTCTGATTATCCTAAAAATATGTCTACTCATGTTCGTGATCCAAAAGTATTTAAAATTGAAAATGATTACTTTATGATTTTAGGTGCAAGATTAAAAGATAATAAAGGTTGTGCCATTTTATACAAATCTACAGATTTAAAAAAATGGGATTACTATATGGAGATAAAATCCAATAAATATTATGGTTATATGTGGGAATGTTGTGATTTAGTAAAAGTTGAAGATGTATGGTTTCTTATTTGTTGTCCCCAAGGAATAGAACAAGATGGAATTAATTTTGCTAATATTTATCAAATTGGCTATTTTCCAATAAATATTAATTTTAAAGAAAAAACATATAACTTAGGAGAATTTATAGAGTTAGATAGGGGCTTTGATATCTATGCCCCTCAAACTTTTATTGATAATAAAGGAAGAACTGTGTTAATTGCTTGGATGGGTATACCAGATGCAAATTATACTAATAATAAAACTATAAAAAACAGTTGGCAACATGCTCTATCTATACCTAGAATATTATCAAAAAAAGGAAATAAAATTTTACAACAACCTTTACCAGAACTTGAAAGTCTAAGAAGTAATAAAAAAGTGAGTACAGATAACCACATTAAATTTTTAGTTTCTACCTTTGAGTTAATAATTGATATTGAAGATTCAAACAAATTTTTATTAATTATGGAAGATGTAAAACTATCTTTTAAAAATAATATTTTTTCATTGGAAATGAATGAAAGTGGAGAAGGTAGAGATAAAAGAGCAGTGTATTTAGAAGAACTTAAAAATATACAAATGTTTGTTGATACAAGTTCTATTGAAATTTTTATTAATAATGGAGAAGAAGTTTTTACAAGCCGTTTTTATCCAAAAAATAAAAAAATATTTATTAAGATATTTAATAAAGGCACCTGTACTTGTTATGATTTAAACAAATTTAAAATAGAGAAGGAATAA
- a CDS encoding polysaccharide deacetylase family protein, with product MNILILYKNIEDKDIIKDLKNNNVYFLNQKEYSYKKIKELKNKKDIQIIVCIGRNSFLLNIYSYFLNIPVVYTDNMKNIEDIETLLQNKLAYKIRRDLPVLMYHRVIDDKNEIGFYDTYVTKENFEKQMKYLSENNYTSLTFKDIQNGEYKKRFDKNKKYVIITFDDGYKDNLKNALPILKKYNMKIVLFLITSESYNKWDTDVENREKEKKFNLMSKEEVKELIASNLVEIGGHTTKHLDMPNVDLKKIEEDLKVSNKILEEITGYMPISFAYPWGRSTKDIREIVKKEGYKFAVSTEDGPACFSDDLFEIVRVGVYSDDSIEKFALKISGKYPFIREKRNEMKAFRNKIRKFFRIKTK from the coding sequence ATGAATATACTTATTTTATATAAAAATATTGAGGATAAAGATATTATAAAAGATTTAAAAAATAATAATGTTTATTTTTTAAATCAAAAAGAATATTCTTATAAAAAGATTAAAGAATTAAAAAATAAAAAAGATATTCAAATAATTGTATGCATTGGAAGAAATAGTTTTTTATTAAATATCTATTCATATTTTTTAAATATTCCAGTTGTATATACCGATAATATGAAAAATATAGAAGACATTGAAACTTTACTACAAAATAAACTAGCATATAAAATTAGAAGAGATTTACCTGTATTAATGTACCATAGAGTAATAGATGATAAAAATGAGATAGGCTTTTATGATACTTATGTTACAAAAGAAAATTTTGAAAAACAGATGAAATATTTAAGTGAAAATAATTACACAAGTCTCACTTTTAAAGATATTCAAAATGGAGAGTATAAAAAAAGATTTGACAAAAATAAAAAATATGTAATCATAACTTTTGATGATGGATATAAAGATAATTTAAAAAATGCTTTACCAATATTAAAAAAATATAATATGAAAATAGTTTTATTTTTAATAACTTCTGAAAGTTATAATAAGTGGGATACAGATGTTGAGAATAGAGAGAAAGAAAAAAAATTTAACTTAATGTCAAAAGAAGAAGTCAAAGAATTGATTGCTTCAAATTTAGTTGAAATTGGAGGACATACAACAAAACATTTGGATATGCCTAATGTAGACTTGAAAAAAATAGAGGAAGATTTAAAAGTTTCAAATAAAATATTGGAAGAAATAACAGGATACATGCCTATCTCTTTTGCATATCCTTGGGGAAGAAGTACAAAGGATATCAGAGAAATAGTAAAAAAAGAAGGTTATAAATTTGCTGTTTCAACTGAAGATGGACCAGCTTGTTTTTCAGATGATTTATTTGAAATAGTCAGAGTTGGGGTTTATTCAGATGATAGTATAGAAAAGTTTGCATTAAAAATAAGTGGGAAGTATCCATTCATAAGAGAAAAAAGAAATGAAATGAAAGCTTTTAGAAATAAGATAAGGAAATTTTTTAGAATAAAGACAAAATAA